The following coding sequences are from one Novosphingobium sp. KACC 22771 window:
- a CDS encoding class I SAM-dependent methyltransferase, whose product MADLSESLRRLIAMQGPIPLALYMAQANAHYYSTRDPLGAGGDFITAPEISQMFGEMVGVWITDVWRRAGSPARVIYAEPGPGRGTLARDALRVASRFGLMPEVHFIEGSPALRRMQAEAFPQAVWHEDLSTLPEDAPILLVANEFLDALPVRQLAKTPQGWRERMVGLDGDRFVPVAGGLPMDHAVPAPWREAEAGAIVETCPAAAAVMGEIGARLVAQGGAALIIDYGYAPRQMGSTFQALRAHAHVDPFEAPGEADLTCLVDFVTAAQVAQAQGARVMGIAGQGGWLMALGMAERAAALAKVAPDETQAAYHRLTAPDQMGVLFKVLGLAGREWPDGAGFAPPAPVS is encoded by the coding sequence ATGGCTGATCTGTCGGAGAGTCTGCGCCGCCTGATCGCGATGCAGGGGCCGATCCCGCTCGCGCTCTATATGGCGCAGGCCAATGCCCATTATTATTCCACCCGCGATCCGCTGGGCGCGGGCGGCGATTTCATCACCGCGCCCGAAATCAGCCAGATGTTTGGCGAGATGGTGGGCGTGTGGATTACGGATGTTTGGCGCCGGGCCGGATCCCCCGCGCGCGTAATCTATGCCGAGCCGGGGCCGGGACGCGGCACGCTGGCGCGCGATGCCTTGCGTGTGGCCTCGCGGTTTGGCCTGATGCCGGAGGTGCATTTCATCGAAGGCTCGCCCGCCTTGCGCCGGATGCAGGCGGAGGCCTTTCCGCAGGCGGTGTGGCATGAGGACCTCTCGACCCTGCCGGAGGACGCGCCGATCCTCCTCGTGGCCAATGAATTTCTTGATGCCTTGCCGGTGCGCCAATTGGCCAAAACGCCGCAAGGCTGGCGCGAGCGGATGGTCGGGCTGGATGGGGATCGCTTTGTACCCGTGGCGGGCGGATTGCCGATGGACCATGCTGTGCCCGCCCCGTGGCGCGAGGCCGAGGCGGGGGCGATCGTTGAAACCTGCCCCGCCGCCGCTGCGGTGATGGGCGAAATCGGCGCCAGGCTGGTCGCGCAAGGCGGCGCGGCGCTGATCATCGACTATGGCTATGCGCCAAGGCAGATGGGCTCGACCTTTCAGGCCCTGCGCGCCCATGCCCATGTCGATCCGTTTGAGGCGCCCGGCGAGGCGGATCTGACCTGTCTGGTCGATTTCGTCACCGCCGCGCAGGTGGCGCAGGCGCAAGGCGCGCGCGTGATGGGCATCGCCGGGCAGGGCGGGTGGCTGATGGCGCTGGGCATGGCCGAGCGCGCCGCGGCATTGGCCAAGGTTGCGCCCGATGAGACCCAAGCGGCCTATCACCGGCTGACCGCGCCCGATCAAATGGGCGTCTTGTTCAAGGTGCTGGGGCTGGCCGGGCGCGAATGGCCCGATGGGGCCGGATTTGCACCCCCTGCGCCGGTTTCGTAA
- the lgt gene encoding prolipoprotein diacylglyceryl transferase → MLSDLVHASLPLADFLSAGASAVKQPIFWADLGLKKGISLGFFTLRFYSLAYLAGIVFGYWHMTRMIRQPGSPLAQRHVDDLFFWCTLGIILGGRLGYATFYDHTLYTEPLKMLRLWEGGMSFHGGLIGVLVAVWGVCRAGGLSFIRVMDYVAPCAPVGLFFGRIANFINGELWGRVAGPDVPWAMVFPDEAAGNFARHPSQLYEAGLEGMVLGAVLFALFWRTRARWRPGMLMGTFSLGYGLARFIVEFFREPDQQLQEFAARTHMSMGQWLTVPMILLGLFLIVRSLTRPMLGARVPVRSGADG, encoded by the coding sequence ATGTTGAGCGACCTTGTTCATGCCTCGCTGCCATTAGCCGATTTCCTGTCCGCCGGGGCCAGTGCGGTGAAGCAGCCGATCTTCTGGGCCGATCTGGGGCTGAAAAAGGGCATCAGCCTGGGCTTCTTCACCCTGCGCTTCTATTCGCTGGCCTATCTGGCGGGCATTGTCTTCGGCTATTGGCACATGACGCGGATGATCCGCCAACCGGGCAGCCCGCTGGCGCAGCGCCATGTCGATGACCTGTTCTTCTGGTGCACGCTGGGCATCATTCTTGGCGGGCGTCTGGGCTATGCCACATTCTACGACCACACGCTCTATACCGAGCCTTTGAAGATGCTGCGCCTGTGGGAGGGCGGCATGAGCTTTCATGGCGGGCTGATCGGCGTGCTGGTGGCGGTCTGGGGCGTGTGCCGGGCGGGCGGCCTGTCGTTTATTCGGGTGATGGATTATGTCGCGCCCTGCGCGCCGGTGGGTCTGTTTTTCGGGCGCATTGCCAATTTCATCAATGGCGAATTGTGGGGCCGGGTGGCCGGGCCGGACGTGCCCTGGGCGATGGTCTTTCCCGACGAGGCGGCCGGCAATTTCGCCCGCCATCCCAGCCAGCTTTACGAGGCGGGGCTTGAGGGAATGGTGCTGGGGGCGGTGCTGTTCGCGCTGTTCTGGCGGACGCGGGCGCGCTGGCGGCCGGGGATGCTGATGGGCACCTTCTCGCTGGGCTATGGTCTGGCGCGCTTCATTGTCGAATTTTTCCGCGAGCCCGATCAGCAATTGCAGGAATTTGCCGCCCGCACGCATATGTCGATGGGGCAATGGCTGACCGTGCCGATGATCCTCCTGGGCCTGTTCCTGATCGTCCGTTCGTTGACGCGGCCGATGCTGGGGGCGCGGGTGCCGGTGCGGTCGGGCGCCGATGGCTGA
- a CDS encoding [protein-PII] uridylyltransferase, protein MNAIRIPNQRAVIDRRALTIAIADAMDAAGNKANVARQSIVELLRRALADGREEINRRLMERPGAGHDCAEAQAFLTDQLLRVIHDHVISDVYPAVNRSTGERLTIMAVGGYGRGEMAPHSDVDVAFITPSKQTHWCEQVIEAMLYFLWDLGLKVGHSSRSLDDTVRMAKSDITICTALLEGRYVWGDQALFDESRRRFFAEVVEGSERNFVTEKLAERNERHKRLGDSRYVVEPNVKEGKGGLRDLHTLYWIGKYLHKVRSPAELVDVGLLTQDEYRAFRRAESFFWAVRCHLHTITNRAEDRLTFDLQRQVAQRMAFADRPGKSAVERFMQYFFLQAKQVGSLTGVFLAQLEEQTEKKKRKGFLASLRGRTRTVKGYKVSHGRIAAPSDDWFEADPVRLLEIFTIADAESFEIHPETMRQIARDAKMIDAEVRKNPRANELFMELLTSRHDPETVLRWLNEAGVFGRFIPDFGRVNAQMQFDMYHHYTVDEHTIRAIGLLARIEKGELAEDHPLATGIIGKVHHRRALYASVLMHDIAKGRGGDHSVLGAEIALRLCPRLGMTSEETELVSWLVRQHLLMSATAMKRDLADWKTITDFVAVVQSLERLRQLTLLTIVDIRAVGPGVWNGWKRQLLTELFSSAEERLRLGHVERHRAERIAAKQKAVTERMGEQGSLVARYGKQFTDAYWIAEPEDVIASNLVQLHEAKGAPLTITTSYDETRAATLVMVIASDHPGLFYRIAGGIHLAGGNIIDARIHTTRSGTAVDNFLVQDPLGRPFSESSQLERLQKAIGDALANRVKLLPQLVARPLPRPRQEAFEVRPRVEFDNDASNRFTVVEISARDRPALLNRLARALFESRLIVHSAHVATYGERAVDTFYVTDLFGGKVDGGSRQKSVEKRLLEAASEEVAEVVA, encoded by the coding sequence ATGAACGCCATTCGCATTCCCAACCAACGCGCGGTGATCGACCGCCGCGCTTTGACCATCGCCATTGCCGATGCGATGGATGCGGCGGGCAACAAGGCCAATGTGGCGCGCCAGTCGATCGTCGAACTGTTGCGACGGGCGCTGGCCGACGGGCGCGAGGAAATCAACCGCCGGTTGATGGAGCGCCCCGGCGCGGGCCATGATTGCGCCGAGGCGCAGGCTTTCCTGACCGACCAGTTGCTGCGCGTCATCCACGATCATGTGATTTCCGACGTCTATCCGGCGGTCAACCGCAGCACGGGCGAGCGGCTGACGATCATGGCCGTGGGCGGCTATGGCCGGGGCGAAATGGCGCCCCATTCCGATGTCGATGTGGCCTTCATCACGCCCTCCAAGCAGACCCACTGGTGCGAGCAGGTGATCGAGGCCATGCTCTATTTCCTGTGGGATCTGGGGCTGAAGGTCGGCCATTCCAGCCGCAGCCTTGACGATACGGTCCGCATGGCCAAATCGGACATCACGATCTGCACCGCCCTGCTCGAAGGGCGCTATGTCTGGGGCGATCAGGCGCTGTTCGACGAATCGCGCCGCCGGTTTTTCGCCGAGGTGGTCGAGGGCAGCGAGCGCAATTTCGTCACCGAAAAACTGGCCGAGCGCAATGAGCGGCACAAGAGACTGGGCGACAGCCGCTATGTGGTTGAACCCAATGTGAAAGAGGGCAAGGGGGGGCTGCGCGATCTGCACACGCTCTATTGGATCGGCAAATATCTGCACAAGGTGCGCAGCCCCGCCGAACTGGTCGATGTGGGATTGCTGACGCAGGACGAATACCGCGCCTTCCGCCGCGCCGAGAGCTTTTTCTGGGCGGTGCGCTGCCATCTCCACACGATCACCAACCGCGCCGAGGACCGGCTGACCTTCGACCTGCAACGACAGGTGGCCCAGCGCATGGCCTTTGCCGACCGGCCCGGAAAGAGCGCGGTCGAACGCTTCATGCAGTACTTCTTCCTTCAGGCCAAACAGGTCGGCAGCCTGACCGGCGTGTTTCTGGCACAATTGGAGGAGCAGACCGAGAAGAAGAAGCGCAAGGGCTTCCTCGCCTCGCTGCGCGGGCGCACGCGCACGGTCAAGGGATACAAAGTTTCCCATGGCCGCATCGCCGCGCCGTCGGACGACTGGTTCGAGGCCGATCCGGTGCGGCTGCTCGAAATCTTCACGATTGCGGATGCGGAAAGTTTCGAGATCCACCCCGAAACCATGCGCCAGATCGCCCGCGACGCAAAAATGATCGACGCCGAGGTGCGCAAGAACCCGCGCGCCAATGAGCTGTTCATGGAATTGCTGACCAGCCGCCATGATCCCGAAACGGTGCTGCGCTGGCTGAACGAGGCGGGTGTGTTTGGCCGCTTCATCCCCGACTTCGGGCGCGTGAATGCCCAGATGCAGTTCGATATGTATCACCATTATACGGTGGATGAACATACGATCCGCGCCATCGGCCTGCTGGCCCGCATCGAGAAGGGCGAACTGGCCGAAGATCACCCGCTGGCCACCGGGATTATCGGCAAGGTGCATCACCGCCGCGCGCTCTATGCCAGCGTGCTGATGCATGACATCGCCAAGGGGCGCGGGGGCGACCACTCCGTGCTGGGCGCGGAAATCGCGCTGCGCCTGTGCCCGCGTCTGGGCATGACCAGCGAGGAGACCGAACTGGTGAGTTGGCTGGTGCGCCAACATCTGTTGATGAGCGCGACCGCGATGAAGCGCGATCTGGCCGACTGGAAAACCATCACCGATTTCGTCGCCGTGGTGCAATCGCTCGAACGGCTGCGGCAATTGACGCTGCTGACCATTGTGGACATCCGCGCGGTGGGGCCGGGCGTGTGGAACGGGTGGAAGCGCCAGCTCCTGACCGAGCTGTTTTCCAGCGCCGAGGAGCGCCTGCGCCTTGGCCATGTCGAACGCCACCGCGCCGAACGCATCGCGGCCAAGCAAAAGGCGGTAACCGAACGCATGGGCGAGCAAGGCTCGCTGGTCGCGCGCTATGGCAAGCAGTTCACCGATGCCTACTGGATCGCCGAACCCGAGGATGTGATCGCCAGCAATCTTGTGCAGTTGCACGAGGCCAAGGGCGCGCCCCTGACCATCACCACCAGCTATGACGAAACCCGCGCGGCCACGCTGGTCATGGTCATCGCCTCGGACCACCCCGGCCTGTTCTATCGCATCGCGGGCGGCATCCATCTGGCTGGCGGCAACATTATCGACGCGCGCATCCACACCACGCGCAGCGGCACGGCGGTCGACAATTTCCTGGTGCAGGACCCGCTGGGCCGCCCGTTTTCGGAAAGCTCGCAACTGGAGCGGCTGCAAAAAGCCATCGGCGACGCGCTGGCCAACCGGGTCAAGCTCTTGCCGCAACTGGTGGCCCGGCCCCTGCCCCGCCCGCGTCAGGAAGCCTTTGAAGTGCGCCCCCGCGTCGAATTCGACAATGACGCCTCGAACCGCTTCACCGTGGTCGAAATCTCGGCCCGCGACCGGCCCGCGCTGCTCAACCGACTGGCGCGCGCGCTCTTCGAATCCCGCCTGATCGTCCATTCCGCCCATGTCGCCACCTATGGCGAACGCGCGGTGGACACCTTCTATGTCACCGACCTGTTCGGCGGAAAGGTCGATGGCGGCAGTCGACAGAAGTCGGTCGAAAAGCGCTTGCTGGAGGCGGCAAGTGAAGAGGTGGCCGAGGTGGTGGCTTAA
- the gltX gene encoding glutamate--tRNA ligase — MTTITRFAPSPTGMLHIGNIRTALHNWMLAQRSGGKFLLRIDDTDAARSREDYVDGIRADLAWLGLNYEGEERQSARFALYEREFAKLVEGGRVYRCYETAQELDLKRKVLLSRGLPPIYDRGALALTEADHEAKAAAGEAPHWRFLLDRDEAITWEDGVRGPQHFDPATMSDPVIRRADGSWLYMLPSVIDDIDMGVTQILRGEDHVSNTATQVQMFTALGAPVPAFAHSALLTGTEGKLSKRLGSLGVAELRESGIEPEAIISLLARLGTSDPVDAALSVEELCAAFDLSRFGRAPARFDEAELARLNAQIIHRMPYARVADRLPEGMGEEAWEAIRPNLNTVVEAADWWAVIKGPINAPEQDDEARAFLSQAAGVAATLDWADAPWAALTGALKEATGRKGKALFLPLRLAITGMEHGPDMGALLPLIGRDEVVARLKG; from the coding sequence ATGACCACAATCACCCGCTTCGCCCCCAGCCCCACCGGTATGCTCCACATCGGCAATATCCGCACCGCGCTGCATAACTGGATGCTGGCACAAAGGAGCGGGGGCAAGTTTCTGCTGCGCATTGATGACACCGATGCCGCGCGCAGCCGCGAGGATTATGTGGATGGCATTCGCGCCGATCTGGCCTGGCTGGGGCTGAATTACGAGGGCGAGGAGCGGCAGTCGGCGCGCTTTGCCCTGTATGAGCGCGAATTTGCCAAGCTGGTTGAGGGCGGGCGGGTCTATCGCTGCTATGAAACGGCGCAGGAGCTTGATCTTAAGCGCAAGGTGCTGCTTTCGCGTGGCCTTCCGCCGATTTACGACCGTGGCGCACTGGCTCTGACCGAGGCGGACCATGAGGCCAAAGCGGCAGCGGGCGAAGCGCCCCACTGGCGTTTCCTGCTGGACCGCGACGAGGCGATCACGTGGGAAGACGGCGTGCGCGGCCCGCAGCATTTCGACCCCGCCACCATGTCCGATCCGGTCATCCGCCGCGCCGATGGGTCTTGGCTCTACATGCTGCCCTCGGTGATCGACGATATCGACATGGGCGTGACGCAGATCCTGCGCGGCGAGGACCACGTGTCGAACACCGCCACGCAGGTGCAGATGTTCACCGCCCTTGGCGCGCCGGTGCCCGCCTTTGCCCATAGCGCGCTGCTGACCGGGACCGAGGGCAAGCTTTCCAAGCGCTTGGGGTCGCTGGGCGTGGCCGAATTGCGCGAATCCGGTATCGAGCCGGAAGCCATCATCAGCCTGCTGGCCCGTCTTGGCACGAGCGATCCGGTCGATGCCGCGCTCTCGGTCGAGGAATTGTGCGCAGCCTTTGACCTCTCGCGCTTTGGCCGCGCGCCCGCCCGCTTTGACGAGGCCGAACTGGCCCGACTCAACGCCCAGATCATCCACCGCATGCCCTATGCCCGCGTGGCCGACCGCCTGCCGGAGGGTATGGGCGAGGAAGCATGGGAAGCGATCCGCCCCAACCTCAACACCGTGGTCGAAGCCGCCGATTGGTGGGCTGTGATCAAGGGGCCGATCAACGCGCCGGAGCAGGATGATGAGGCCCGCGCGTTCCTGTCTCAGGCGGCCGGGGTGGCGGCCACGCTCGACTGGGCCGATGCGCCATGGGCCGCGCTGACCGGGGCGTTGAAGGAGGCCACCGGGCGCAAGGGTAAGGCGCTGTTCCTGCCGCTGCGTCTGGCCATCACCGGCATGGAGCATGGGCCGGATATGGGGGCGCTCTTGCCTTTGATCGGGCGGGATGAGGTGGTGGCGCGGTTGAAGGGGTAA
- a CDS encoding NAD+ synthase — protein MPDTLKITLAQLNQSVGDLAGNAAGMLAARDRAKEAGADLIAFPELQLVGYPPEDLVLKPSLVERATAELQKMAETTAAGGPAMLVGSVFVADGALHNGVALLDQGKVAAIRFKHELPNYGTFDEMRLFQPGPLPEPIIFRGTMIGVPICEDIWHPNVCRHLADFGAEIFLCPNGSPYEIDKDTLRIDGVAKRRASAAGVPLAYLNRVGGQDELVFDGASFVVNGDGSLAVQMKDWEEQEVLARWTKTAKGWRCDRGEIEPQAEHPEDIYCAMVLALRDYVNRNRFPGVVLGLSGGIDSALCAAIAVDALGADRVWCVMLPSRYTSTESLVDATQCAHMLGVKYDTVPIVPAVKAFDEMLSSPFAGRAPDLTEENIQSRIRGVTLMALSNKFGPMLVTTGNKSEMSVGYATIYGDMNGGYNPLKDAYKMTVFALSKWRNKHRPRIALGPDGPVMPDNIISKPPSAELRPDQKDSDSLPPYDVLDAILLGLVEHEKSVEQLVSEGFDRATVSRIERLLHLAEYKRRQAPPGVKLGSRNFGRDRRYPITQAFRTA, from the coding sequence ATGCCCGATACGTTGAAAATCACCCTCGCCCAGTTGAACCAGTCCGTTGGCGATTTGGCCGGCAATGCCGCAGGCATGCTGGCCGCGCGCGACCGTGCGAAAGAGGCGGGGGCGGATCTGATCGCTTTCCCGGAATTGCAGTTGGTCGGCTATCCGCCCGAGGATCTGGTGCTCAAACCCAGCCTGGTCGAGCGCGCCACGGCCGAGTTGCAGAAGATGGCCGAAACTACTGCGGCAGGCGGCCCGGCGATGCTGGTGGGCAGCGTGTTCGTGGCCGATGGGGCGCTGCATAATGGCGTGGCCTTGCTGGACCAGGGCAAGGTGGCGGCGATCCGTTTCAAGCACGAGCTGCCCAATTACGGCACGTTTGACGAGATGCGGCTGTTCCAGCCCGGCCCTTTGCCCGAGCCGATCATCTTTCGCGGCACCATGATTGGCGTGCCGATTTGCGAGGATATCTGGCACCCCAATGTCTGCCGTCATCTGGCCGATTTCGGGGCGGAGATCTTCCTGTGCCCCAATGGCAGCCCCTATGAGATCGACAAGGACACGCTGCGCATCGACGGCGTGGCCAAGCGTCGCGCCTCGGCGGCGGGGGTGCCGCTGGCCTATCTCAACCGCGTGGGCGGACAGGACGAACTGGTGTTCGACGGGGCCAGTTTCGTGGTCAACGGCGATGGCAGCCTTGCGGTTCAGATGAAGGACTGGGAGGAGCAGGAGGTTCTGGCCCGCTGGACGAAGACCGCAAAGGGATGGCGCTGCGACCGGGGCGAGATCGAGCCGCAGGCCGAGCATCCCGAGGATATCTATTGCGCGATGGTGCTGGCGCTGCGCGATTATGTGAACCGCAACCGGTTTCCGGGCGTGGTGCTGGGCCTGTCGGGCGGCATCGATTCGGCGCTCTGCGCGGCGATTGCGGTCGATGCTTTGGGCGCGGACCGGGTGTGGTGCGTGATGCTGCCCAGCCGCTATACCAGCACCGAGAGCCTGGTGGACGCCACCCAATGCGCGCATATGCTGGGCGTGAAATATGATACGGTGCCGATCGTCCCGGCGGTCAAGGCGTTTGACGAGATGCTGAGCAGCCCCTTTGCGGGCCGCGCGCCGGATCTGACCGAGGAGAATATCCAGAGCCGCATCCGGGGCGTAACGCTGATGGCGCTGTCGAACAAGTTCGGCCCAATGCTGGTCACCACCGGCAACAAGAGCGAGATGAGCGTGGGTTACGCCACGATCTATGGCGACATGAACGGTGGCTATAACCCGCTGAAAGACGCCTATAAAATGACGGTGTTTGCGCTGTCGAAATGGCGCAACAAGCATCGTCCGCGCATCGCCCTTGGTCCCGATGGACCGGTGATGCCCGACAATATCATCTCCAAGCCGCCCAGCGCCGAATTGCGCCCGGACCAGAAGGATTCGGACTCGCTGCCGCCCTATGACGTGCTGGACGCGATCCTGCTCGGTCTGGTCGAGCATGAAAAATCGGTCGAGCAACTGGTGAGCGAGGGCTTTGACCGGGCCACCGTCAGCCGGATCGAGCGCCTGCTCCATCTGGCCGAGTACAAGCGGCGGCAGGCGCCTCCGGGGGTCAAGCTGGGGTCGCGCAATTTCGGGCGGGATCGGCGTTATCCCATTACGCAGGCGTTTCGGACGGCTTGA